A genomic region of Dictyoglomus sp. NZ13-RE01 contains the following coding sequences:
- a CDS encoding fumarate hydratase, with product MRKIYLPLKDEVIEDLKVGEWVRLYGECYSARDAAHKRIVESLMRGEKLPFQLEGSVIYYMGPSPTPPGRIIGACGPTTSMRMDPYVPILLEKGVKGFIGKGKRGEEVRTAIRKYKGIYFATVGGAGAYFSERIKRFQLVGYEDLGPEAIYLLELYDFPVMVAIDSSGRDYYLEK from the coding sequence ATGAGGAAAATTTATTTACCATTAAAGGATGAAGTTATTGAGGATTTAAAGGTTGGAGAGTGGGTTAGATTATATGGAGAATGCTATTCTGCAAGGGATGCTGCCCATAAGAGAATAGTTGAGTCTTTAATGAGAGGAGAAAAACTTCCCTTTCAATTAGAAGGCTCAGTAATATATTATATGGGACCCTCTCCCACTCCTCCTGGGAGAATTATTGGGGCTTGTGGTCCAACTACAAGTATGAGAATGGATCCCTATGTTCCAATTTTGCTGGAAAAAGGAGTAAAAGGATTTATTGGTAAAGGAAAGAGAGGAGAAGAAGTTAGAACTGCTATTAGAAAATACAAAGGTATTTATTTTGCTACAGTAGGAGGAGCAGGTGCTTATTTTTCTGAGAGAATAAAGAGGTTCCAGCTTGTTGGATATGAAGATTTAGGTCCGGAAGCAATTTATCTCTTAGAACTATATGATTTTCCTGTAATGGTAGCAATAGACTCCTCTGGTAGAGATTATTATTTAGAAAAATGA
- a CDS encoding acyl-CoA synthetase gives MKLIDIARVIRTKNSGPFIITIDIIFKDEQMYYKLKKRNYFSSDWWASLYNIPPEDVLSVFYFDPAFAVKANIKRYISSGDFGDSDVYGAQQHAPLLEVEIEDENG, from the coding sequence ATGAAATTAATTGATATTGCGAGGGTGATAAGGACAAAGAATAGTGGTCCCTTTATTATAACAATTGACATAATTTTTAAAGATGAACAAATGTATTATAAATTGAAAAAAAGAAATTATTTCTCTTCTGATTGGTGGGCAAGCTTATATAATATTCCTCCTGAGGATGTATTATCTGTTTTTTATTTTGATCCAGCTTTTGCTGTAAAAGCTAATATTAAAAGATACATATCCTCTGGAGATTTTGGAGATTCTGACGTTTATGGTGCCCAACAACATGCTCCTCTTTTGGAGGTTGAGATAGAAGATGAGAATGGTTAA
- a CDS encoding reactive intermediate/imine deaminase (has endoribonuclease activity on mRNA), protein MKEVIFTDNAPKAIGPYSQAIKVGNFVFISGQIPIDPKTGNLVEGDIKEQTKRVIENIKAIIESIGGSLENIVKTTVFLKSLEEFSQMNEVYAEYFKDKPPARSTVEVSRLPKDVRIEIEATAII, encoded by the coding sequence ATGAAGGAAGTTATTTTCACCGATAATGCACCCAAAGCTATAGGTCCGTATTCTCAGGCGATCAAAGTTGGAAATTTTGTTTTTATATCTGGTCAAATACCTATAGATCCAAAAACTGGAAATTTGGTGGAAGGGGACATTAAAGAACAAACTAAAAGAGTAATAGAAAATATAAAGGCTATAATTGAAAGTATAGGAGGAAGTTTAGAAAATATAGTTAAAACAACAGTTTTTCTGAAAAGCCTTGAGGAGTTTTCTCAAATGAATGAAGTTTATGCAGAATACTTTAAAGATAAGCCACCTGCACGCTCAACAGTAGAGGTTTCAAGACTTCCAAAGGATGTACGTATTGAAATTGAAGCAACTGCTATAATTTAG
- a CDS encoding methylaspartate ammonia-lyase, protein MRIKKALYSIGLSGFYFDDQRAIKAGAREDGFAYRGVPLTNGFNAVRQKGESLSIIFILEDDSIAFGDCAAIQYSGAGGREPLFRAKDFVEIITDIIYPNIVNKEWRSFRELSEIIEDWNIGTIKLHSALRYGLTQAVLDAFSKSQRKTMTEIIAEEYNLPVVAKRVPIFCQSGDDRYNNVDKMIMKRADVLPHGLINNVETKLGWRGEKLIEYLGWIKERVKILGDENYKPIFHIDVYGTIGIAFNYNLEEITNYFAQLEKIAYPYKLRIEGPVDLENKEAQIEYLSKLKRALREKGIHVEIVADEWCNSLEDIKDFINADAVDMIQIKTPVLGSIHKSIEAVLLCKKNKVGAYVGGTCNETDRSAQISVHIALATQADQILAKPGMGVDEGLMIVNNEMERTIAILNARGYK, encoded by the coding sequence ATGAGAATAAAAAAGGCTTTATATTCTATTGGGCTTTCGGGTTTTTATTTTGATGATCAAAGAGCCATAAAAGCAGGTGCAAGAGAGGATGGTTTTGCTTATAGAGGTGTTCCATTGACAAATGGTTTTAACGCAGTTCGCCAAAAGGGAGAAAGTTTATCAATAATATTTATCTTGGAGGATGACTCTATAGCTTTCGGAGATTGTGCTGCAATACAATACTCTGGTGCTGGTGGAAGGGAGCCACTATTTAGAGCAAAAGACTTTGTAGAAATTATCACCGATATTATTTATCCTAACATTGTAAACAAAGAATGGAGAAGTTTTAGAGAACTATCAGAGATAATTGAAGATTGGAATATAGGAACAATTAAGCTACACTCCGCACTTAGATATGGCTTAACACAGGCAGTTCTTGATGCTTTTTCCAAAAGTCAGAGAAAAACCATGACTGAAATAATAGCGGAGGAGTATAATCTACCAGTAGTTGCCAAAAGAGTACCTATATTTTGTCAGTCGGGAGATGACAGATACAACAATGTTGATAAGATGATCATGAAGAGGGCGGATGTATTACCTCACGGACTAATTAATAATGTAGAAACGAAGTTGGGATGGAGAGGCGAAAAATTAATAGAATACTTGGGTTGGATAAAGGAGAGGGTGAAGATTTTGGGAGATGAAAATTATAAGCCAATCTTCCATATAGATGTATATGGAACTATTGGCATAGCCTTTAATTACAATTTAGAGGAGATTACTAATTATTTTGCTCAGTTAGAAAAAATTGCCTATCCTTATAAGCTTAGAATTGAAGGTCCTGTAGATTTGGAAAACAAAGAGGCTCAAATTGAATATCTAAGTAAGTTGAAAAGAGCTTTGCGTGAGAAAGGAATTCATGTGGAGATTGTTGCGGATGAGTGGTGTAATAGTTTGGAAGATATAAAAGACTTTATAAATGCTGATGCTGTAGATATGATACAAATAAAGACTCCTGTCCTTGGTAGCATTCACAAGTCAATAGAAGCGGTATTATTGTGTAAGAAAAATAAAGTTGGTGCTTATGTTGGAGGAACATGTAATGAAACAGATAGATCTGCCCAAATATCGGTCCATATTGCATTAGCAACTCAGGCGGATCAGATATTAGCAAAGCCTGGCATGGGTGTTGATGAGGGGTTGATGATTGTAAACAATGAGATGGAGAGAACAATAGCTATTCTTAATGCGAGAGGTTATAAATAA
- the speD gene encoding adenosylmethionine decarboxylase, with amino-acid sequence MLGPHLVLDLYGCPKELLEDVNYIYRVLDELPTMIGMHKIMPPYVIRYLPEEDPMDWGVSGVVIIAESHIAIHTWPDLNYVSIDIFSCKLFDIDKAKAIIEEKFKPEKIEWEILVRGREFPVHLLRRGRNGAG; translated from the coding sequence ATGTTAGGACCGCATCTTGTTTTAGATTTATATGGGTGTCCCAAAGAGTTATTAGAGGATGTCAATTATATATATAGAGTTCTTGATGAACTTCCAACAATGATTGGTATGCACAAAATCATGCCTCCATATGTTATTAGATATCTTCCTGAAGAAGATCCCATGGATTGGGGGGTCTCTGGAGTAGTTATTATTGCAGAAAGTCACATAGCAATTCATACGTGGCCTGATTTAAATTATGTAAGTATAGATATTTTCTCCTGTAAATTATTTGATATAGATAAAGCTAAAGCTATTATTGAAGAAAAATTCAAACCAGAGAAGATAGAATGGGAGATCTTAGTAAGAGGAAGAGAGTTTCCTGTCCATCTTTTGAGAAGAGGTAGAAATGGAGCAGGTTAA
- a CDS encoding methylaspartate mutase subunit E: MILKNKRWDENYFFRMRDEVLNTWITGKEVDLNLGIEYQKSLPDNKRCDYVLKTAEKEKKILLQPRAGVPILKDHIELLKYLEENGADLLPTTIDSYTRQNRYKEAQNGLEESLREGRHLLNGFPAVNYGVKGCREIIENVNVPVEVRHGSPDARLLAEITLCSGFTSFEGGGISYNIPYAKDVPLETSLLYWQYVDYLVGYYANHGIIINRESFGPLTGTLVPPCISISIGIIEALLAAEQGVKSISVGYGQGGNLIQDVAAVRVMYNLTKKFLNDFGYYDVHVTTVFHHWMGGFPEDYAKAFAVISYGTIPGVLAPASKIIVKTPQEAIGIPTKEANGEALRNTRQIMQMLENQNFIDEKLISEEEEIIKNEVLSILNKVYELGDGDFLIGTVRAFSAGVLDVPFAPSKYALGRVMPVRDNNGAIRFFDFGNIPIPEEIKNYHREKLEERAKFEKRPVSFQMVLDDIYAISRGRLIGRPRR, from the coding sequence ATGATATTAAAAAATAAAAGATGGGATGAGAATTATTTTTTTAGGATGAGAGATGAAGTTTTAAATACGTGGATTACTGGCAAAGAAGTAGATCTTAATCTTGGAATAGAATATCAGAAAAGTCTTCCTGATAATAAAAGGTGTGATTATGTGTTAAAAACTGCAGAGAAAGAGAAAAAGATACTATTACAGCCACGGGCTGGAGTTCCTATATTAAAGGATCATATAGAACTACTTAAGTATTTAGAGGAAAATGGTGCAGATTTGTTACCTACAACAATTGATAGTTACACTCGCCAGAATAGATATAAGGAAGCTCAAAATGGTCTTGAAGAAAGTTTAAGAGAAGGAAGACATCTTTTAAATGGTTTTCCAGCAGTAAACTATGGAGTAAAAGGATGTAGAGAGATAATAGAAAATGTTAATGTTCCTGTGGAAGTAAGACATGGATCTCCTGATGCAAGACTATTAGCAGAAATAACTTTATGCTCTGGTTTTACTTCTTTTGAGGGGGGAGGAATTTCTTATAATATACCATACGCAAAGGATGTACCCTTAGAAACTTCTCTCCTTTATTGGCAATATGTGGATTATCTGGTAGGATATTATGCAAATCATGGAATTATTATAAATAGAGAGTCCTTTGGACCTCTAACGGGCACTTTAGTTCCACCTTGCATATCAATTAGTATAGGAATCATAGAGGCACTTCTTGCAGCTGAACAGGGGGTAAAGAGTATAAGCGTAGGATATGGACAGGGAGGTAATTTAATTCAGGATGTAGCTGCAGTAAGGGTTATGTATAATCTCACAAAGAAATTCTTAAATGATTTTGGTTACTATGATGTACATGTAACGACAGTTTTTCATCATTGGATGGGAGGATTTCCTGAAGATTATGCAAAAGCCTTTGCAGTTATAAGTTATGGAACTATTCCTGGTGTTTTGGCTCCTGCAAGTAAGATTATTGTTAAGACTCCACAGGAAGCAATTGGAATTCCTACAAAAGAAGCAAATGGCGAAGCATTAAGGAATACAAGACAAATAATGCAAATGTTAGAAAATCAAAACTTTATAGACGAGAAATTAATTTCAGAAGAGGAAGAGATTATAAAAAATGAAGTGCTCAGCATTTTAAACAAGGTTTATGAGTTGGGCGATGGTGATTTCTTAATAGGAACAGTAAGGGCTTTTTCTGCTGGAGTATTAGATGTTCCTTTTGCTCCAAGTAAATATGCTTTAGGTAGAGTCATGCCTGTACGGGATAATAATGGAGCTATAAGATTTTTTGATTTTGGAAACATCCCAATACCTGAAGAGATTAAAAATTATCATAGAGAGAAATTAGAAGAGAGAGCTAAGTTTGAGAAAAGACCTGTTTCTTTCCAAATGGTGTTAGATGATATTTATGCTATAAGTAGAGGAAGATTAATAGGAAGACCAAGGAGATAG
- a CDS encoding ribonuclease PH has protein sequence MIRADKRSNSDLRPIRIFRNYLKYPLGSVLIEMGETKVLCAVSIEDKVPPFLKGTNQGWLTAEYGMLPGSTPERKVRDVTKGMINGRSHEIQRLIGRSLRAVVDLSKLGERTIWVDADVIQADGGTRTAAITGAFVALYDALTKLKREGVIKEFPIKEFLAAVSVGILDNEILLDLAAQEDMRAEVDFNVVMTETFKIVEIQGTAEKTPFTLEQLEKMLSLAQKGIAQLIEAQKRVLGLL, from the coding sequence ATGATAAGAGCGGATAAAAGAAGTAATTCGGATTTAAGACCTATACGTATATTTAGAAACTATCTTAAATATCCTTTAGGTTCTGTATTAATAGAGATGGGAGAAACGAAAGTTTTATGTGCTGTCTCGATAGAAGATAAAGTACCTCCTTTTTTAAAAGGAACAAATCAAGGCTGGCTTACAGCAGAATATGGAATGTTACCTGGCTCAACACCTGAAAGAAAGGTGAGAGATGTAACAAAAGGCATGATAAATGGAAGGTCTCATGAAATTCAAAGACTCATTGGTAGATCCTTGAGGGCAGTTGTTGACTTAAGTAAGTTAGGAGAGAGAACTATATGGGTTGATGCAGATGTAATTCAGGCGGATGGAGGCACAAGAACAGCTGCTATTACTGGTGCTTTTGTAGCTCTCTATGATGCACTGACTAAATTAAAAAGAGAGGGAGTTATAAAAGAATTTCCCATAAAGGAATTTTTAGCAGCAGTTTCAGTAGGGATACTCGATAATGAGATTCTTTTGGATTTAGCAGCTCAAGAAGATATGAGAGCGGAAGTTGATTTTAATGTTGTAATGACTGAGACTTTTAAAATTGTAGAGATACAGGGAACAGCAGAAAAAACTCCTTTTACCCTTGAGCAGTTAGAAAAAATGCTAAGTTTAGCTCAAAAAGGTATTGCACAGTTAATAGAAGCACAAAAAAGGGTTTTGGGGTTATTATGA
- a CDS encoding 3-methylaspartate ammonia-lyase yields MIKIYSPTAILGYGFPLESHKEAYREKPDLIAVDAGSTDPGPYYLGKGISFVEAEAVKRDLSLLLTLAKDLDIPLIIGSAGGCGTKSSVDFTYSIVESLCKELNIHFKVSIIYTDVDKERVKKALKDGNIRSLDGSFELNESIIDRCTNITAQIGIEPFMEAIKEDAQVIIAGRSYDPAPFAVIPVMKGYDMGLSLHLGKILECGAIASEPGSGRDGLIGVLSSDYFDVFPLNPRRRCTVLSVSAHTLYEKSDPYHLAGPDGTISLEETKFSQINERMVRVTGTKFIPPKEKWIKIEGAEFIGFRSVCFAGIRDPIFISQIDNILSEMELITKENFPDWIDKFKIHFHLYGKNGVMGKWEKNKEACHEIGLLIEVLSENEKIAKTVIGFIRSTLLHYGYPGRISTAGNLAFPFSPSDVIWGEVFRFSIYHLIKENYLDISIIKKEV; encoded by the coding sequence ATGATTAAGATTTATTCACCAACTGCTATATTGGGTTATGGTTTTCCTTTAGAAAGTCATAAGGAAGCTTATAGGGAAAAACCTGATTTAATTGCGGTAGATGCAGGTTCTACAGATCCTGGTCCTTATTATTTAGGAAAGGGTATATCTTTTGTTGAGGCTGAGGCAGTAAAGAGAGATCTATCACTACTATTGACTTTGGCTAAAGATTTGGATATTCCCTTAATAATTGGAAGTGCTGGAGGATGTGGGACAAAATCATCAGTGGACTTCACCTATTCTATAGTAGAAAGTCTATGTAAAGAATTAAATATTCATTTTAAGGTTTCTATTATTTACACTGATGTGGATAAAGAAAGAGTAAAAAAGGCATTGAAAGATGGAAATATTCGTAGTTTAGATGGCTCTTTTGAGCTGAATGAAAGTATAATTGATAGATGCACAAATATTACTGCTCAGATTGGTATAGAACCATTTATGGAAGCGATAAAGGAAGATGCTCAAGTAATTATTGCTGGGAGAAGCTACGATCCAGCACCTTTTGCAGTAATACCTGTTATGAAAGGTTATGATATGGGACTTTCTTTGCATTTAGGCAAAATCTTGGAATGTGGAGCTATTGCCAGTGAACCTGGTAGCGGAAGAGATGGTTTAATAGGAGTCCTAAGCTCAGATTATTTTGATGTTTTTCCTCTTAATCCAAGAAGAAGGTGCACAGTGCTTTCAGTCTCTGCCCATACTCTATACGAAAAGTCAGATCCTTATCACTTAGCAGGTCCTGATGGAACTATCTCTTTAGAAGAAACAAAGTTTTCTCAAATTAATGAGAGAATGGTAAGGGTGACTGGTACAAAGTTTATACCACCAAAGGAAAAATGGATAAAGATTGAAGGAGCAGAATTTATTGGTTTTAGAAGCGTATGTTTTGCAGGAATTAGAGATCCTATATTTATATCACAGATAGATAATATACTAAGTGAAATGGAATTAATAACAAAAGAAAATTTTCCAGATTGGATAGATAAGTTTAAAATACATTTCCATTTGTATGGGAAAAATGGTGTAATGGGAAAATGGGAGAAAAATAAAGAAGCTTGTCATGAGATAGGACTTTTAATTGAAGTTCTTAGTGAAAACGAAAAAATTGCGAAGACTGTTATAGGTTTTATTAGATCTACTCTTCTTCATTATGGATATCCTGGAAGAATATCTACTGCTGGTAACCTGGCTTTTCCTTTTTCTCCTTCTGATGTAATATGGGGAGAAGTTTTTAGATTCTCTATTTATCATCTCATTAAAGAAAATTATTTAGATATTTCTATCATTAAAAAAGAGGTTTGA
- a CDS encoding fumarate hydratase (Catalyzes the reversible hydration of fumaric acid to yield I-malic acid) — protein sequence MRMVNANEIYEKVKELIEYVNFNVRDDVLLEWKRKRNEEENINAKIVLDILIENSQIAKEKKIPICQDCGMVLIFIEKGEDVCIEGPIMDYLNKAVREVYLNNYLRPSVVKDPIIRENTFDNTPPIVHWDYIPGDNLKISVMIKGFGSENASMVKMLLPTTSEEEIINIVVEHVKNYGPNACPPLIIGVGLGGTMEKAVYLSKKAIMRPLFKRNDKEHLRRLEEEILRRVNDLNIGPGGFGGKLTALDVFVESFPTHIAGLPLAVTLQCSAVRWGEIVI from the coding sequence ATGAGAATGGTTAATGCTAATGAAATTTACGAAAAGGTTAAAGAATTAATTGAGTATGTAAATTTTAATGTTAGGGATGATGTTTTGTTAGAATGGAAAAGAAAAAGGAATGAAGAAGAAAATATTAATGCTAAGATTGTTTTGGATATTCTAATAGAAAATTCCCAAATTGCAAAGGAGAAGAAAATCCCTATTTGTCAAGATTGTGGGATGGTTTTAATCTTTATTGAAAAAGGAGAAGATGTATGTATTGAGGGTCCTATAATGGATTATTTAAACAAAGCAGTGAGAGAAGTATATTTGAATAATTATTTAAGACCATCTGTAGTAAAAGACCCTATCATAAGAGAAAATACCTTTGATAATACACCACCAATTGTTCATTGGGACTATATTCCAGGAGATAATTTAAAGATTAGTGTAATGATAAAAGGATTTGGGAGTGAAAATGCCAGTATGGTTAAGATGCTTCTGCCAACAACGTCCGAAGAGGAAATTATAAATATTGTAGTTGAGCATGTAAAAAACTACGGACCTAATGCATGTCCTCCTTTAATAATTGGTGTTGGTTTAGGTGGTACAATGGAAAAAGCTGTCTATTTATCTAAAAAGGCTATAATGAGACCCCTTTTTAAAAGAAACGATAAAGAGCATTTAAGAAGATTAGAGGAAGAGATATTGAGAAGAGTAAATGATCTAAATATTGGTCCTGGGGGTTTTGGGGGAAAATTAACAGCTTTAGATGTATTTGTAGAAAGCTTTCCTACCCATATAGCAGGTCTTCCTTTGGCAGTTACTTTGCAGTGTTCTGCTGTAAGATGGGGTGAAATTGTTATATGA
- a CDS encoding rhomboid family intramembrane serine protease produces the protein MIPLKDNIPSRRFPIVNITLIVINFIVFFWELSLGNNLREFVFWKYGFIPQRLFELSMFPHNILTLFTSIFLHGGWAHILGNMLYLYIFGDNVEDSMGHFRYLIFYLSAGIFANLVQGIFSFNKLIPTIGASGAIAGVLGAYLVYFPSAKILTFAILGFFIEFIYIPAGFYLLFWFLIQLFSGMFSLALYEFTGGVAWWAHIGGFVFGLILAPRLKKYRRYHFYYY, from the coding sequence ATGATACCTTTAAAGGATAATATACCATCAAGAAGGTTTCCAATTGTAAATATTACCCTTATTGTGATTAATTTTATTGTGTTTTTTTGGGAATTGAGTTTGGGTAATAATTTACGAGAGTTCGTATTTTGGAAATATGGTTTTATTCCTCAACGGCTATTCGAATTATCCATGTTCCCTCATAATATTCTCACTTTGTTTACCTCTATCTTTTTACATGGAGGATGGGCTCATATCTTGGGAAACATGTTATATTTATATATCTTTGGGGACAATGTGGAAGATAGTATGGGACATTTTAGATATCTAATTTTTTATCTTTCAGCAGGAATATTTGCCAACTTAGTGCAGGGAATTTTTAGTTTTAATAAATTAATTCCCACTATAGGAGCAAGTGGGGCAATAGCGGGTGTTTTAGGAGCATATTTAGTTTATTTTCCTAGCGCAAAAATTTTAACTTTTGCCATATTAGGATTTTTTATAGAATTCATTTATATTCCTGCAGGTTTTTACTTACTTTTTTGGTTTTTAATTCAACTTTTTTCTGGAATGTTTTCTTTAGCCTTATATGAATTTACAGGGGGAGTTGCTTGGTGGGCTCATATTGGAGGGTTTGTTTTTGGATTAATTCTTGCTCCAAGATTAAAAAAATATAGAAGATACCATTTTTACTATTACTAA
- the rdgB gene encoding non-canonical purine NTP pyrophosphatase, RdgB/HAM1 family: MMRKIVLATMNDNKIREIKEILKDISGFLVSPKEFSIYELPEESGSSYRENALIKALYVCEKTNLPAIGEDSGLEIKFLNNEPGIYSSRYLGDISYEERMRLILDKMKNVEWEDRVAEFVCCLAIITPEDKENPIFIEERVQGYINWEIKGNFGFGYDPIFYYPPLRKTFGELSNEDKNKISHRTKAFLKAKEIIKNLIEEGNHEGSYFHR, encoded by the coding sequence ATTATGAGAAAAATTGTTTTAGCGACCATGAATGATAACAAAATAAGAGAAATAAAGGAAATATTAAAGGATATTTCAGGGTTTTTGGTTAGTCCAAAGGAATTTTCTATATATGAGTTACCAGAAGAAAGTGGATCCTCATATAGAGAAAATGCTCTTATAAAGGCACTCTATGTGTGTGAAAAAACAAATCTTCCTGCAATAGGAGAGGACTCTGGTTTAGAGATTAAATTTTTGAATAATGAACCTGGCATATACTCTTCAAGATATTTAGGAGATATATCCTATGAAGAGAGAATGCGTTTGATTCTTGATAAGATGAAGAATGTGGAATGGGAGGATAGAGTGGCAGAATTTGTATGTTGTTTAGCTATAATAACTCCTGAAGATAAAGAAAATCCAATTTTTATTGAAGAAAGAGTTCAGGGGTATATAAATTGGGAAATTAAGGGAAATTTTGGTTTTGGTTATGATCCCATATTTTATTATCCACCCCTAAGAAAAACTTTTGGCGAATTATCTAATGAAGATAAGAATAAGATAAGCCATAGGACAAAGGCTTTTCTTAAGGCAAAGGAGATTATTAAAAATTTAATTGAGGAGGGCAATCATGAAGGAAGTTATTTTCACCGATAA
- a CDS encoding lantibiotic ABC transporter — MKSEKVLLRQAVYYAPRGEARLVLLGNIISHNYLSPFDKLIGIIGSAGSGKSLLIRGLFPGLNLTNDDEGIYRRPLPLLEDYERNVFRDYIYHVDVRFELAFVSIYILAEAIKRALEKDRKVVVEHFEVIYPYLKRNADILIGIGEEVIIVRPNIFGPEPQEIADIVFKSLEFRLKAHTAEDLTGIVLEDYGYSRLIEAHSDVIHGFVIFLKEKPHIEIDLIEQEVRKYISMNLPVSYYDSQHIKIGDKIIKCTGPRLHVESTGKIDEFVLYPEYIYSPIDDCFLLVGFVSMEEYNKVLKILKEKG, encoded by the coding sequence ATGAAAAGCGAGAAAGTTCTACTAAGACAAGCCGTTTATTATGCTCCAAGAGGAGAGGCACGTTTAGTTCTTCTTGGCAATATAATTTCTCACAATTATCTTTCACCCTTCGATAAATTGATAGGTATAATAGGTTCTGCTGGCTCTGGAAAATCTCTATTGATAAGAGGGCTCTTTCCAGGACTAAATCTAACAAATGATGATGAAGGAATATATAGACGTCCATTACCATTATTAGAAGATTATGAAAGGAATGTTTTCAGGGATTATATTTATCATGTTGATGTAAGGTTTGAGCTTGCCTTTGTATCAATTTATATATTGGCAGAAGCAATTAAAAGAGCTTTAGAAAAGGATAGAAAGGTTGTAGTGGAACATTTTGAAGTAATATACCCTTATTTAAAGAGGAATGCGGATATACTAATAGGTATTGGTGAAGAGGTTATTATAGTAAGACCAAACATATTTGGTCCAGAACCTCAGGAAATTGCGGATATAGTTTTTAAATCTCTCGAATTCCGGTTAAAAGCTCATACCGCAGAAGACTTAACAGGAATTGTCTTAGAAGATTATGGATATTCGAGATTAATAGAAGCTCATAGTGATGTTATACATGGATTTGTTATATTTCTCAAAGAAAAACCTCATATAGAGATTGACTTGATTGAGCAAGAAGTAAGAAAGTATATATCTATGAATTTACCTGTTAGCTATTATGATTCTCAGCATATAAAGATTGGTGATAAGATTATTAAATGTACAGGTCCTCGTTTGCATGTAGAAAGTACTGGTAAAATAGATGAGTTCGTATTGTATCCAGAATACATATATTCACCTATTGATGATTGTTTTCTTTTAGTTGGTTTTGTAAGTATGGAAGAGTATAATAAGGTATTAAAAATACTAAAGGAGAAAGGGTAA